The Pagrus major chromosome 10, Pma_NU_1.0 genome contains a region encoding:
- the LOC141003287 gene encoding complement C1q tumor necrosis factor-related protein 3-like, translating into MSDLGQSLYAMAEQLIALENRLKTLEETGKTKVSFSALLEKGGAYGPFNKDTTLVYNQVFTNIGDAYNSSTGVFTAPVAGVYYFTLFYHAGGEHASILWLFKNSEMIVRTSDQKAGSDLADSGGNGAVLQLQKGDEVYVRMRANSHVWAAENQTTFSGFQLS; encoded by the exons ATGAGTGATCTCGGGCAATCCCTGTATGCCATGGCAGAACAACTGATAGCTTTGGAAAACAGGTTGaagacactggaggaaacag GCAAAACCAAGGTGTCATTCAGTGCATTGTTAGAGAAAGGTGGGGCATATGGACCATTCAACAAAGACACAACTCTGGTTTACAACCAAGTGTTCACAAACATCGGTGATGCCTACAACAGCTCTACAG GTGTCTTCACTGCACCTGTTGCAGGTGTTTATTACTTCACCCTCTTCTATCATGCTGGAGGGGAACATGCATCAATTCTGTGGCTCTTCAAGAACAGCGAGATGATAGTCAGGACATCTGATCAAAAAGCAGGCTCTGACTTAGCTGATAGTGGAGGAAATGGAGCTGTCttgcagctgcagaaaggagaCGAGGTTTATGTGCGCATGAGAGCAAATTCTCATGTTTGGGCAGCTGAAAACCAAACCACCTTCAGTGGTTTCCAGCTCAGTTAG